A section of the Pseudomonas tritici genome encodes:
- the nagZ gene encoding beta-N-acetylhexosaminidase, translated as MTAALQGSLMVDVAGTWLTAEDRHLLRQPEVGGLIIFARNIEHPRQVRELSEAIRAVRPDLLLAVDQEGGRVQRLRQGFVRLPAMRALADNPNAEYLAEQCGWVMATEVLAVGLDLSFAPVLDLDYQRSAVVGTRSFEGDPERAAVLAGAFIRGMNSAGMAATGKHFPGHGWAEADSHVAIPNDERSLEEIRANDLVPFARLSTQLAAVMPAHVIYPQVDAQPAGFSRRWLQDILRGELQFDGVIFSDDLSMAGAHVVGDAASRIEAALTAGCDMGLVCNDRAAAELALTAAQRMKVTPSARIARMRGQAIASTDYKQDPRWLAALTALRDAQLVG; from the coding sequence ATGACTGCTGCCCTGCAAGGTTCTTTGATGGTCGACGTTGCCGGTACCTGGCTGACGGCCGAGGACCGCCACCTGCTGCGCCAGCCTGAAGTGGGCGGCCTGATCATTTTCGCGCGCAATATCGAGCATCCGCGCCAGGTGCGTGAGTTGAGCGAGGCAATTCGTGCCGTGCGCCCGGATCTGCTGCTGGCAGTCGATCAGGAAGGCGGTCGTGTACAGCGCCTGCGCCAGGGTTTTGTGCGCCTGCCGGCCATGCGTGCGTTGGCGGATAACCCGAATGCCGAGTACCTGGCCGAGCAGTGCGGCTGGGTCATGGCGACTGAAGTACTGGCCGTGGGCCTGGACCTGAGCTTCGCCCCGGTGCTCGACCTGGACTACCAACGCAGCGCCGTCGTCGGCACCCGTTCCTTCGAAGGCGACCCCGAGCGCGCCGCCGTGCTGGCCGGTGCCTTTATCCGTGGCATGAACAGCGCCGGCATGGCTGCCACAGGCAAACACTTCCCGGGCCACGGTTGGGCTGAGGCCGATTCACACGTGGCGATTCCCAATGACGAACGTAGCTTGGAAGAGATTCGCGCGAATGACCTAGTGCCGTTCGCGCGCCTGAGCACGCAGTTGGCGGCGGTGATGCCGGCGCATGTTATTTACCCGCAGGTTGACGCTCAGCCAGCTGGCTTTTCGCGTCGATGGTTGCAGGATATTCTGCGCGGTGAATTGCAGTTCGATGGGGTGATTTTCAGCGATGACCTGTCGATGGCCGGTGCACATGTGGTCGGTGACGCGGCCAGCCGGATTGAAGCCGCGTTGACGGCTGGTTGTGATATGGGGCTGGTGTGCAATGATCGGGCGGCGGCTGAGTTGGCACTGACCGCTGCTCAGCGGATGAAGGTCACCCCATCGGCGCGCATTGCGCGGATGCGGGGGCAGGCGATTGCTTCGACGGATTACAAGCAGGATCCGCGGTGGTTGGCGGCGCTTACCGCGTTGCGGGATGCTCAGTTGGTCGGCTGA
- a CDS encoding DEAD/DEAH box helicase, with translation MPLTSSLTKPLAPSWANRFKEQSLERGRRYALENRVRIVESGDSTIVASCEGSGGNVYRQTISLRESAKGTLILVDSRCTCPVHTNCKHIAAVLLKVQETLAYPAAAQDAELLEKLQSVLDNRVALPQVVMEDVLPVPRLWLASVEFSAFEPRNGKMQRYIQHRAALSFNYLGNYVSGQKNADIIVRQDTQSLRIKRHPELEQPYREQLRLLGFKIATRQSKALPESAGDLFELVNDSAWLNFTLNASPTLRAEGWELQIEEDFGFDLSAVDDWYATVDEGPERDWFDLELGIIVNGERLSLLPILLNLMRSHTEILNPEKLARRRDDELILVNIPGLPNGHGPLQVALPYGRLKPVLATLGEFYLQEAGSTTLRLAKADAIRLNPLEDLPLQWEGGEKIRNFAQRLRDIKDFTCVAPEGLNATLRPYQLEGLSWMQSLRQLDVGGILADDMGLGKTLQTLAHILTEKAAGRLDRPCMVVMPTSLIPNWLDEAAHFTPQLKVLALYGATRKKHFANLQDYDLLLTTYALLPKDIDQLAALPLHVLILDEAQYIKNPNSKAAQAARELNARQRLCLSGTPLENHLGELWSLFHFLLPGWLGDVKSFNRDYRVPIEKRASEVRLQHLNGRIKPFLLRRTKEQVATELPPKTEIIHWVDLNEAQRDVYETMRLAMDKKVRDEITRKGVARSQIIILEALLKLRQVCCDLRLVNDAALPARGSSSGKLDSLMDMLEELFAEGRRILLFSQFTSMLSLIEVELKKRGVAYALLTGQTRDRRTPVKDFQSGKLQIFLISLKAGGVGLNLTEADTVIHYDPWWNPATENQATDRAYRIGQEKPVFVYKMIARGTVEEKIQHLQKEKSDLAAGVLDGRTTGDWQLGNEDIEALFAPLPHKQEKR, from the coding sequence ATGCCCCTGACGTCGTCGCTGACTAAACCCCTGGCCCCTTCGTGGGCCAATCGCTTCAAAGAGCAGAGCCTGGAGCGCGGGCGACGTTATGCCCTGGAGAACCGGGTGCGCATCGTCGAGTCCGGCGACAGCACCATCGTCGCCAGTTGCGAAGGCTCGGGCGGCAACGTTTATCGGCAGACCATCTCGCTGCGCGAATCGGCCAAAGGCACGCTGATCCTGGTGGACAGCCGCTGTACCTGCCCGGTGCACACCAACTGCAAACACATCGCGGCGGTGCTGCTCAAGGTTCAGGAAACCCTGGCCTACCCGGCTGCGGCCCAGGATGCCGAGTTGCTGGAAAAGCTCCAATCCGTACTGGATAACCGCGTGGCGTTGCCGCAGGTGGTGATGGAGGACGTGCTGCCCGTGCCGCGCTTGTGGCTGGCCAGTGTCGAGTTCAGTGCATTTGAACCGCGCAACGGCAAGATGCAGCGCTACATCCAGCACCGCGCGGCGTTGTCGTTCAACTACTTGGGTAACTATGTCAGCGGGCAAAAAAACGCCGACATCATCGTGCGCCAGGACACCCAGAGCCTGCGCATCAAGCGACACCCAGAACTTGAGCAACCCTATCGCGAGCAACTTCGCTTGCTCGGTTTCAAGATCGCCACGCGTCAGAGCAAAGCCCTGCCGGAAAGCGCCGGTGACCTATTCGAACTGGTCAATGACAGCGCCTGGCTGAACTTCACCCTCAATGCCTCGCCGACCTTGCGGGCCGAGGGTTGGGAGCTGCAGATCGAAGAAGATTTCGGTTTCGACCTGAGCGCCGTCGATGATTGGTACGCCACCGTCGATGAAGGGCCGGAACGTGACTGGTTCGACCTGGAGCTGGGGATTATCGTCAATGGCGAACGGCTGAGCCTGCTGCCGATCCTGCTGAACCTGATGCGCTCACACACCGAGATCCTGAATCCGGAAAAACTCGCGCGACGCCGCGATGATGAGCTGATCCTGGTGAACATTCCCGGCTTGCCCAATGGCCATGGTCCGCTGCAAGTGGCCCTGCCTTACGGCCGGCTTAAACCCGTGCTGGCCACCCTCGGCGAGTTCTACCTGCAGGAAGCCGGCAGCACCACGCTGCGCCTGGCCAAGGCCGATGCGATTCGCCTGAACCCGCTGGAAGACCTGCCGCTGCAATGGGAAGGTGGCGAAAAGATCCGCAACTTCGCCCAACGCCTGCGGGACATCAAGGATTTCACCTGCGTGGCGCCCGAAGGGTTGAACGCGACCTTGCGGCCTTATCAATTGGAAGGCTTGAGCTGGATGCAGTCGCTGCGTCAGCTCGATGTCGGCGGCATACTTGCGGATGACATGGGCCTGGGCAAAACCCTGCAGACGCTGGCGCATATTCTCACCGAGAAAGCCGCCGGGCGCCTGGACCGGCCGTGCATGGTGGTGATGCCCACCAGCCTGATTCCCAACTGGCTTGATGAAGCGGCGCACTTCACGCCTCAGCTCAAGGTGCTGGCGTTGTATGGCGCAACGCGCAAGAAACACTTCGCCAACCTGCAGGACTATGACCTGCTGCTGACCACCTACGCCCTGCTGCCCAAGGACATCGACCAGCTCGCGGCCTTGCCCTTGCATGTGCTGATCCTCGATGAAGCGCAGTACATCAAGAACCCTAATAGCAAAGCCGCCCAGGCGGCGCGTGAGCTGAATGCGCGGCAGCGCTTGTGCCTGAGTGGTACACCGCTGGAAAACCACCTGGGTGAACTGTGGTCGCTGTTCCACTTCCTGTTGCCGGGCTGGCTGGGCGATGTAAAAAGTTTCAACCGCGATTACCGCGTGCCCATCGAAAAGCGCGCCAGCGAAGTGCGATTGCAGCACCTCAACGGTCGGATCAAACCCTTCCTGCTGCGCCGCACCAAGGAACAGGTGGCCACGGAGTTGCCACCCAAGACCGAGATCATCCACTGGGTCGACCTCAACGAGGCGCAGCGCGATGTGTACGAAACCATGCGCCTGGCCATGGACAAGAAGGTGCGCGACGAGATTACCCGCAAGGGCGTGGCGCGCAGCCAGATCATCATTCTTGAAGCGCTGCTGAAGTTACGTCAGGTGTGCTGCGATTTGCGCTTGGTCAACGACGCCGCCCTGCCCGCACGGGGCAGCAGCTCGGGCAAGCTCGATAGCTTGATGGACATGCTCGAAGAACTGTTTGCCGAAGGGCGGCGAATTTTGCTGTTCTCCCAGTTCACCTCGATGCTGAGCCTGATCGAAGTGGAGCTTAAAAAGCGTGGCGTGGCCTACGCGCTATTGACCGGCCAGACCCGCGATCGGCGTACGCCGGTAAAGGACTTCCAGAGTGGCAAGCTGCAGATTTTTCTGATCAGCCTGAAGGCCGGCGGTGTAGGCCTGAATCTGACCGAAGCCGACACGGTGATCCACTACGACCCTTGGTGGAACCCGGCTACGGAGAATCAGGCGACTGACCGGGCGTACCGGATCGGGCAGGAGAAGCCGGTGTTCGTCTACAAGATGATTGCGCGGGGTACGGTGGAGGAAAAAATCCAGCACCTGCAGAAGGAAAAGTCAGACTTGGCGGCGGGTGTGCTGGATGGGCGCACGACCGGGGATTGGCAGTTGGGCAATGAGGATATTGAAGCGTTGTTTGCGCCGTTGCCGCATAAGCAAGAGAAGCGTTGA
- a CDS encoding CsiV family protein — translation MRLFRILSLLLVVVAPAAFADSPYQVEMILVRQNAEPVLNSRAAPENWDAGAARLGDKLSPPRLSNIVDKLRADSTYTVLLHKAWEQNLGEQPVKVAISDGQEQFGQFPIEGVLSLQLGRFTDIDANFWINQFDSNGSVIASEHLSQTDVRTKNNQLNYLDGGHLALLIKITSLTAKPPSAPPPDIQD, via the coding sequence ATGCGCTTGTTCCGCATTTTGAGCTTGTTGTTGGTGGTAGTGGCACCTGCGGCATTCGCCGACAGCCCGTACCAGGTGGAAATGATCCTGGTGCGCCAGAACGCGGAGCCGGTGCTCAACAGCCGCGCCGCGCCGGAAAACTGGGATGCCGGCGCAGCGCGCCTGGGCGATAAACTGAGCCCGCCGCGGCTGTCCAACATTGTCGATAAGCTGCGCGCTGACTCCACCTACACGGTGCTGTTACACAAGGCGTGGGAACAGAACCTGGGCGAGCAGCCGGTCAAAGTCGCCATTTCCGACGGCCAGGAGCAGTTCGGTCAGTTTCCTATCGAAGGCGTATTGAGCCTGCAACTGGGCCGGTTTACCGATATCGATGCGAACTTCTGGATCAACCAGTTCGACAGCAACGGCAGCGTGATCGCCAGCGAACACTTGAGCCAGACCGACGTGCGCACCAAGAACAACCAACTCAACTACCTGGATGGCGGCCATCTGGCGCTGCTGATCAAGATCACCTCGCTGACCGCCAAACCACCTAGCGCACCACCGCCTGACATCCAGGACTGA